The sequence GCACATCTGTCTTCATGGCCGGGTATGTTGCATCTTAGATACATAATCCTTGCCCGCCGTCCGGGGAGGGTTATATACACACAATCAATCTCCGGAACATGATTTCCGTCAGGATATCCTGCCCCGTTAATCCGAGCGAGTCCGAGGAACTGGTGCTGGACGCTGTGATGAAGATATTTCCGGACGCCGCAATGGAAAGGACGTCCAAGGGATTCGAGGGCACCGCGCCCGGCATCGAACGCTTCGCAATGCTGGTCCGTCGGCAGAAGATATTGGACGCCGCAAGAGCGGTGCTCATAAAAGGACTGAACGGCGACAGCACGTTGTTCCGTCTGAACAAGCAGGTGGCGACCGTCGGCAAAGTATCGTTTGCGACCAAAGGGGCAGTTCTGGGAACCATAGACGTGCGCATCGATGACGATGACGACATCGAGCTGTACATAGATGCGATGCTTCCCCGCACAATCGAAGGACAGGAGGTAAGATTATGATCGGAGTTTCATGCCCGGAGTTCAGTGCCAACCCGTTCGAGAAAATCATGGAGGCCGTCTCCAAAGAGTTCCGCCACTGGGAGATATTCGCGGAGGCGGAACACA comes from Methanomassiliicoccaceae archaeon and encodes:
- a CDS encoding RNA-binding domain-containing protein — its product is MISVRISCPVNPSESEELVLDAVMKIFPDAAMERTSKGFEGTAPGIERFAMLVRRQKILDAARAVLIKGLNGDSTLFRLNKQVATVGKVSFATKGAVLGTIDVRIDDDDDIELYIDAMLPRTIEGQEVRL